The genomic region TACATCACCTAACAAAGATCGTACTATAAACTATTCTTCTCGCAGCTTTGACCAAGAGGGTCACTCTATAAGTTGTAAAGTTAAACTTGAACTTTCCGATTATCTTTCAGAGGCAAACGACTTTATGTTCCTCCGCTCTGACTTCTACAAAGAAGGTAATAGCGAAGGTGTAAACGGTGTTTATGGACATAAGAAGTGGGGTCTTTCTATCAATCCTAGCTTTTCACTAAGTAGAGCTGGTGTCTTTAGTATTTCGGGTGGTTTTGAATTTGTTGATTACTATCAACAAGAAAAAGGATATGTTTCAATCTATTGGTAATAAAAAAAGAAACCAGCATATGCTGGTTTCTTTTTTTATTCTTCTGTATCAGATTTTTTATGATGTTTTTTACTCTCTAATTTATCAAGTCTATGTAAAATAGCTCCACCCATTATTGATATTGCTAATATACTACCTATGTCTATATCGTGATTATTTAAAGTTATTCCATTCCCTATAGTTCCTACAAAAAGCGTCCACAAAATAACCTTTATCATACCTTTTCCTCCTTTCATTTATAGTATCATCTATTACTGTCTAATTAAGTATAACCTATCCAGTCGAATTTTGGAAGTTTATACTTTTAAGGAATTATAAGTTAAATATGTATTTATAAGTAATATTATATTTATAGTTACTACTTTACCTATGAGGAATTGAAACCAACCACATAGAGAAAAAACTTTAAAAAACTTTTAGAAAAAAAGTGGTTTTTTGAAAAAAACCACTAATATATATAATAGAATAGTTTTCTTTAGGTTATATAAAAATAGGGAGATTAAGAAGCAATATGTTACTCTTCTATTTTTTCTCAATGATAGTACTACAAACGATGGTATATGGTACTATCATTTTTATATAACAATTTTATAGTATTTTATGATAAAATAAGTACCATAAATAGTACCATAATTATAAGAGTACCATAAAGTTAATTTTTGCATTTGTGGTACAAGGAGGTATATTAATGGGAAAAGTTTTTGGATATGGAAGAGTTTCAACAAAGGATCAAAATCCTGAATTACAAATTAATGCTTTAAAGGATTCAGGATGTCATCCTTCAGATATTTATATAGAAAAAATATCATCTAGAAAAAAAGAACGGCCATTATTTAAAAAAGTATTAAGGTTATTACAAGAGGGGGATACTCTTGTTGTTTGGAAGATAGATAGGATAGGTAGATCTGTAAAGGAACTGGTTACAATTCTTGAAGACCTAATGAAAAAAGGAGTCCACCTAAAAACTTTAACGGGAGCTCTTGTAGTTGATACTAAAACGGCCCAGGGTAAACTTATGTATTCT from Clostridiisalibacter paucivorans DSM 22131 harbors:
- a CDS encoding recombinase family protein encodes the protein MGKVFGYGRVSTKDQNPELQINALKDSGCHPSDIYIEKISSRKKERPLFKKVLRLLQEGDTLVVWKIDRIGRSVKELVTILEDLMKKGVHLKTLTGALVVDTKTAQGKLMYSIIAAFAEYEREINRERTLAGLEAAKKRGIKLGPKYKLNDNDIKRMKQMRNAGMSVKDILKYFNIGKTTYYRYMKRNESIQKEV